Proteins encoded in a region of the Myxococcales bacterium genome:
- a CDS encoding serine/threonine protein kinase yields the protein MARAMGRYQLVRPLARGGMAEVFLARRRAGGLEKLLVVKRIRPERAGDVRFLDLFMREARLSMSLTHANIVPVFDFGRSGEQVFLAMERVEGKDLGSTLARAGDQLSPMVAAFVAGECCGALAYAHERKGPDGEPLGIVHRDVTPRNVLVSWSGEVKLTDFGIAALAGDDPKGLVGTPAYLAPEQARGEPVDARADLYAVGLLLRELVTGARARPGDEREALLTAARAGELTPWPPGIDPALVAIVDRATAADRADRFDDARAMLAALDEFIVGCRAAVKDDAPAAQLARWMAARWDGATDDAAPALGDDDGSDLRSFLDDAAGGSNTERSLAATAAEDLAAPPPPAPAPTAPVAPVARPRRAAWVGLAAAAVIAAIAAIAIAVVGGRGAARAPASALDAAVRDAGPPDAAPAPVDARAVPDAVGPDAAAVLDAGHAAVVRAPRVDAGAITDAAPPPPPPRTVRVNARPWALVYVDGGSVAHETIATLRLTPGRHRLRFVNPQLGVEREVTIEVPLDHDLDHVEDLRK from the coding sequence ATGGCGCGTGCGATGGGTCGCTACCAGCTGGTGCGCCCCCTCGCGCGCGGCGGCATGGCCGAGGTGTTCCTGGCCCGGCGCCGGGCCGGCGGCCTCGAGAAGCTCTTGGTCGTGAAGCGGATCCGGCCCGAGCGCGCCGGCGACGTACGGTTCCTCGACCTGTTCATGCGCGAGGCCCGGCTGTCGATGAGCCTGACCCACGCCAACATCGTCCCGGTCTTCGACTTCGGCCGCAGCGGCGAGCAGGTGTTCCTGGCGATGGAGCGGGTCGAGGGCAAGGACCTCGGCTCGACGCTGGCGCGGGCCGGCGACCAGCTGTCACCGATGGTGGCGGCGTTCGTCGCCGGCGAGTGCTGCGGTGCGCTGGCGTACGCCCACGAGCGCAAGGGTCCCGACGGCGAGCCCCTGGGCATCGTCCACCGCGACGTCACGCCCCGCAACGTGCTGGTGTCGTGGTCGGGCGAGGTCAAGCTGACGGATTTCGGCATCGCCGCGCTCGCCGGCGACGACCCGAAGGGGCTCGTCGGCACCCCCGCGTACCTGGCGCCCGAGCAGGCCCGCGGCGAGCCCGTCGACGCGCGCGCCGACCTCTACGCGGTCGGGCTGCTCCTGCGCGAGCTGGTCACCGGCGCCCGGGCCCGGCCCGGCGACGAGCGCGAGGCGCTGCTCACGGCCGCGCGGGCGGGCGAGCTGACGCCGTGGCCGCCGGGGATCGATCCGGCGCTGGTTGCGATCGTCGATCGCGCGACGGCGGCCGATCGCGCCGACCGCTTCGACGACGCGCGCGCGATGCTGGCCGCGCTCGACGAGTTCATCGTCGGCTGCCGCGCCGCGGTCAAGGACGACGCGCCGGCGGCGCAGCTGGCCCGGTGGATGGCGGCGCGCTGGGACGGCGCGACCGACGACGCCGCCCCCGCGCTCGGCGACGACGACGGCAGCGACCTGCGCAGCTTCCTCGACGACGCCGCCGGCGGATCGAACACCGAGCGCTCGCTGGCCGCGACCGCGGCCGAGGACCTCGCCGCGCCGCCGCCGCCGGCGCCCGCACCCACCGCGCCCGTCGCGCCCGTCGCCCGGCCGCGCCGCGCCGCCTGGGTCGGGCTCGCCGCCGCGGCGGTGATCGCCGCCATCGCCGCCATCGCCATCGCGGTCGTCGGTGGGCGCGGCGCCGCCCGCGCGCCGGCCAGCGCGCTCGACGCCGCCGTACGCGACGCCGGCCCGCCCGACGCCGCGCCCGCGCCGGTCGACGCGCGCGCCGTCCCCGACGCCGTCGGCCCCGACGCCGCGGCCGTCCTCGACGCCGGGCACGCGGCGGTCGTCCGGGCCCCGCGGGTCGACGCCGGCGCGATCACCGACGCCGCGCCGCCGCCGCCCCCGCCGCGCACCGTCCGCGTCAACGCCCGGCCGTGGGCGCTGGTCTACGTCGACGGCGGCAGCGTCGCCCACGAGACCATCGCGACCCTGCGGCTCACGCCCGGCCGCCATCGCCTGCGCTTCGTCAACCCGCAGCTCGGCGTCGAGCGCGAGGTCACGATCGAGGTGCCGCTCGACCACGATCTCGACCACGTCGAGGATCTCCGCAAGTAA